In one Amaranthus tricolor cultivar Red isolate AtriRed21 chromosome 8, ASM2621246v1, whole genome shotgun sequence genomic region, the following are encoded:
- the LOC130820350 gene encoding uncharacterized protein LOC130820350 isoform X2, with protein MANSKLMTSRTYSGTFPGLDTPPGGEDDGPSIGIPKGWSSERVPRSSYRSRRHVGPTGLMPFSSGRTLPSKWEDAERWICSPVSLGNISTNSNYYYYGSGAGSRTVSQLAQYQRRAKSKSGPLGPIGPVYYGGGFNTFSPVLGVGVINGGRWRNSVTIESPGLASGRFDENLGVEGGGGSDGGRRSCPGDATHWLDSWSRPLSPTQGELNVNDEIIENINNDVELEQDHNCNGEQEPVVDRAISRRDMATEMFPDSQSSSPRSSAVSSTKSSLSMTSPCPFDQSNRDNINSSEYEIRDVQVDKHASATRSITENHSITSSTTSFEPDNKISKSQDKCLGKLAKG; from the exons ATGGCTAATAGCAAGCTTATGACTTCTCGTACTTATTCCGGAACATTCCCGGGCCTCGATACCCCGCCTGGTGGTGAGGACGATGGCCCGAGTATTGGGATCCCGAAAGGGTGGAGCTCAGAGCGTGTTCCACGCTCGAGCTATCGAAGCCGTAGGCACGTAGGGCCTACCGGCTTGATGCCTTTTAGTAGTGGAAGAACATTGCCTTCCAAATGGGAGGATGCGGAGAGGTGGATTTGTAGTCCGGTTAGTTTGGGTAATATTTCTActaatagtaattattattattatggatCTGGGGCTGGGTCTAGGACGGTTTCTCAGCTGGCCCAGTACCAAAGACGGGCTAAATCAAAGAGTGGCCCATTAGGCCCGATTGGGCCTGTGTATTACGGCGGTGGGTTTAATACTTTCTCCCCTGTGTTGGGAGTAGGGGTTATTAATGGTGGAAGATGGAGGAATTCGGTAACCATTGAATCTCCGGGCTTGGCGTCGGGCCGATTTGATGAAAACTTGGGTGTTGAAGGCGGTGGTGGAAGTGACGGTGGTCGGAGATCTTGTCCTGGCGATGCTACTCATTGGTTAGATTCATGGAGCAGGCCGCTTAGCCCGACCCAAG GTGAGCTAAATGTGAATGATGAGATAATAGAGAATATAAACAACGATGTTGAACTAGAACAAGATCATAACTGCAATGGTGAGCAAGAACCAGTTGTGGATCGTGCTATTTCAAGAAGGGATATGGCTACTGAAATGTTCCCAGACAGTCAAAGTAGCAGTCCTAGGTCTTCTGCAGTTTCAAGTACAAAATCTTCCCTTTCAATGACCTCTCCTTGTCCGTTCGATCAGTCCAATAGAGATAATATCAATTCTTCAGAATATGAAATCAGGGATGTACAAGTTGATAAACATGCAAGTGCTACTAGATCTATCACAGAAAATCATTCCATTACTTCTAGTACTACTAGTTTTGAACCAGATAACAAAATTTCCAA
- the LOC130821608 gene encoding uncharacterized mitochondrial protein AtMg00810-like — MSTVRSILAIAASKGWSLYQLDVNNAFLHRDLHEEVYMKLPPSHPHSTNKVCKLKKSLYCLKQASRQWFSKLAHELAHQGFFQSKNDHSLFIRKKASMAIIAAVYVDDIVLTGTDQLGIHNLKNHLHQVFGIKDLGLLHYFLGFEVGYTTEGISLTQQKFTKEILTEANITTAKRVVTPLPLHLKLSATEGPDFDNPTLYRSLVGKLNFLTNTRPDLAYAVQTLSQFLQAPKNSHYSALQHVLQYVNNTSSQGILLKASDKLLLQAFSDSDWGACSDIRRSITGYILLLGNSLISWKSKKQGTISRSSAAAEYRAMSSAAAEVTWIVRLLEELGVDKLKPVTLHCDNQSAFCPEFLRGLTFINRVGDMIVKGNLEISEVVNEYIAVFVILDL, encoded by the exons ATGTCAACAGTTAGAAGTATCTTGGCTATTGCTGCAAGCAAGGGTTGGAGTTTATATCAACTTGATGTGAATAATGCATTTCTACATAGGGATTTGCATGAGGAAGTATACATGAAACTACCTCCAAGTCACCCTCATTCAACAAACAAAGTCTGTAAACTCAAGAAGTCACTTTATTGTCTAAAACAAGCTAGCAGACAATGGTTTTCCAAGCTTGCTCATGAACTTGCACATCAAGGTTTCTTTCAATCTAAAAATGATCATTCTTTGTTCATTAGAAAAAAAGCATCCATGGCCATCATTGCAGCagtttatgtagatgatatagTTCTTACTGGCACTGATCAGCTTGGTATTCACAATCTCAAGAATCATTTACATCAGGTTTTTGGCATCAAAGATTTGGGCTTACTTCACTACTTTCTTGGGTTTGAAGTTGGTTACACAACTGAAGGCATCTCTTTAACACaacaaaaatttacaaaagagaTTCTCACAGAAGCAAATATTACCACTGCAAAAAGGGTAGTAACTCCTTTACCATTGCATCTAAAGCTAAGTGCTACTGAAGGTCCTGATTTTGATAATCCAACTCTTTATAGAAGTCTAGTTGGCAAGCTCAACTTCTTAACAAATACCAGACCAGATTTGGCTTATGCAGTACAAACACTAAGCCAATTCTTACAAGCACCAAAAAACTCACATTATTCTGCTCTACAACATGTATTGCAATATGTCAACAATACCAGCAGCCAGGGGATTCTCCTAAAAGCCAGTGATAAACTACTTCTTCAAGCTTTTAGCGACAGTGACTGGGGAGCTTGTTCTGACATAAGAAGATCTATTACTGGGTATATTCTTTTACTAGGCAACTCTCTAATTAGTTGGAAAAGTAAGAAGCAGGGTACCATATCTAGGTCTTCAGCCGCGGCAGAATATAGAGCTATGAGTAGTGCTGCAGCTGAAGTAACATGGATTGTTAGATTGCTTGAGGAGTTGGGTGTTGACAAACTAAAACCTGTCACCTTACATTGTGACAATCAAAGTGCTTT TTGTCCTGAGTTTCTTAGAGGCTT AACATTCATAAATCGT GTTGGTGATATGATTGTGAAAGGAAATTTGGAAATTTCTGAAGTAGTGAACGAATATATAGCTGTATTTGTGATTTTGGATTTATAA